A window of Phragmites australis chromosome 2, lpPhrAust1.1, whole genome shotgun sequence genomic DNA:
GTCCTGGAGCAGCGAGTCTGTTCGATGTCCACATGCGATTTTGATAGGCTAaccatgcaaaaaaaatttgcatTTGTGTGGTGCCcatcaggaaaaaaaatttgGCGGAAAGTCAGTGATAAACCCGGTAGAAAAACTTTCTATGTTTActgatattttatttgaattttatctcGTATATTCATAAATCATATTTACCGATGATCACTAGTAAAATTTATGTACCTGTTAAAAAGACCCTGTGCCCATGTTCGCCATATAAGAGTGTCGAGCTCAGTTTCGATAGAGCAGATGAACTGAGCCAATTAATAAGCAGAGTGCGCCGAGTAATCACCATGAGTGCTGAGTTTCCACACGATATAGTCCGGTGTACCCGCTGTGAGTTGGACCGATTGTATGCGTGTCCAAAGAGTGACAAATTCGGTGAACTGCTGAGCCGAGCCAATTAATAGATGTTGAGGTCCTGATTCACACTACTACAGACCTATTTATAGATAACggcttatcactgtcggttatgtAAGAATTGACAATATAAATGTATTATTACcggtttgtaacacgaaccggtactgatagtcggtATCAATACTGATTCTAACCAAGAACCGCCACTGATATTTAGACCCAAATTTTTGGTTCAATTCGTCCGCTCAGCTGGTTGATATTTTCTAGCCAATCATCTCTCATCTGCTTATCTCTTATCCACTCCACCTCGTCTCTCATTCACTCATCCTTCTGCTCTCAAGTCTCTGTGCTCTTGATCTCTCACCCACTCATGTCGGGGTCGCAGCTTGGGTCAGGGTGGCAGGACCTGGAGCGAGGCAAGTGTGGATTGAGGATCGAGCATGCCAAGTCGATGAGCTCCTGATGTGGCCCCTCCCCACCAGCCTCCTCCCTTCGTGGGTGGTAGTGGCAGCTAGGCATGGGCGGCAGCAGTAGCAAGGCGTGGGTTGAGGATAGAGTGCGTTGAGGTGATGAGCTCCTGATGCGCCCCCTCCCCACCGGCCTCCTCACTTCGTGTGCGCCGACGGCAGCTAGGCGCCAGCGACAGCGGTAGCAGTGCATGGGTAGAGGATGGAGTGCGTCGAGCTAACAAGCTCCCGATACGGCCCCTCCCCACTAGCCTCCTCTCTTCGCGGGCGGCAGCAACAAGGTGCGGGTTGAGGATGGAGCACGTCGAGCTGATGAGATCCCGATGCGGCCCCTCCCCACCGGCCTCGTCTCTTCACAGGCAGCAGTGGCAGCTAGGCATGAGCTGCAGTGGTAGCAAGGCGTGGGTTGAGGACGAAGCGTGCCGAGCTAACAAGCTCCTGATGCGACCCCTCCCCACCGGACTTCTCTCTTCGCGGTGGCAGCAACTAGGAGTGGGTAGCGGCGACAACAAAGCGCAGGTTGAGGACGGAGCGCGCTGAGCCAACAAGCCCCCGATGCAGCCCCTCCCCAGCGGCCTCCTCCCTTCGCGGGTGGCAACGGTAGCAAGGCACAGGTGGCACCAGAGGCGACAAGTAGGGGCGCAGGCGAGGTCGACCACGGTAGCCTCGTCCTTGTGTTCCATTTGTTTGATTTGATTGTGAAGTGAGTTGGCTTGTGttcgatttgattgtgagatgagtcaatttatttgatttgattgtgatgtgttcgtatggatgagatgagttgatCTGTTCTTGtattgagatgagtcgatttgagcaTGCGACGGCGGGAGCACCGCATTAAGCGGTAGCTGAGCCGGCTTGAATTGAGCTTGGCTcatttattctttttctgaCCCGGGGAACCACCTTTCATTGCCGGTAGGAGccacgaaccagcagtgattgtGTCTTTCAGTGTCCGTTCTAGAACTaacactgatagtcacagaGTAATAAGTGATGGTTTAGTACTCAccactgatgatgattttgaaccgTCAATGATAGTATGTTCTGCAGTAGTGCCAGGAATTGTTTCCATGCACACGTTGTACggtcttggccttcttcttgcattggagcagatatatatatatatatatatacacgagATATGTAGAATAGTTTTTTGAactttccttttgttttgaaGAATAAGCAAGATATGTATGTGTCTGTATCTATATATACCTAATAGTTGTGATTATATACATTTGTCCTAGTGTAGATAAATGTTTCCATATCTCAGACTTTGAAGAGAGTACTTCGTCAAGATGATCCGAACTGTGAGTATAATTATCGGTGAATGTTTATCTTGGTCTGCTTAGTTGTCATATTTGTTTTACACTACTCGAGAAATTATTTGTACAGATGATTTAAAAACCCGTACTGGATATTTTTttaaccgtctgtgaaaaagaGTATATACTAAtgattagtacagacggttcaaatttagaaccgtctgtactaagacaaaaaaataaaaaaataaaattgtgatCCGTACTTTTTTTAAAGGCAAAACGCCCCGAAGGGGTAAGAACTCGCATTTCATTAACTGATTTTTATAGAAGTTGATACAACTACTCTTACAGGAAAACCTTCAAACAAATGTAAAATTACAATCAGCTCATGAgggtcttcctcctcctctgtttGCATCACCACCAAGGAGAGGATTTGCATCTTCAAAGAGAATGTCTCAATTTCAGTTGCCAATAGTGCtacaattgtttgataaaaCTTCAATAAAACTCTAGCAAAAGCTTAATAGGAGTCATTAATAGCATGAAACGTGGAGTTTGTAAAGTGCACTACAGCAAGAAGTCAGTTGAAAGAAGAAGCCTGAGCTAATGAAGCAATACCAATGATCAAATAATCTACCATGACAAGAACAACATGGTAAAAATAATCCAACTCTTTGACATCATTGACATCACAGACTATCCTTTACTAAGATTGAGAGCTCGCATATTGCAAACATGTGTTGTAACAACAACTCCTACATCACACACTCAATCTCATAGCAAGGAATAAGAATTACCAGTACAAAGAGCTTGGAAGTTCTCTGCAGTCTTCGGGACTACATTAGCAAAGAGCTGCAAACCAAAGTTGAACGCTAATCAGGTGCATGTCACTCATGTCCTTGAGGGAAGAAACAACCATTATTCATCAAATGGTAAATAATGTAAGACCAAGCATGCTGCCGCAAGCTTAACAACCTCGAATGTGATCCACTCGGTGCTTTATCTGTCGATCGATATGTCCAAAAAAACATGGGGATTCTTGACCTTGGGCATGGTTGCCACACCTTCTGGGTCACCTGCAGGTGTGAGACAAGAGCATCTTTAGCAACATTACAAACACAAGGCATTGACTAACCTGTATACTTGAGCATCTTAAATCAAGTCGTCGTTCACCCGCGGGCTAATAAAACCAAGAAGAATTTCTAAAATAAACTGGCTGATATTTGTAGTGCTCCTACTAGTTTAGGGTAACAGGCTCCACTGAGCACGATCTTGAGCCGGAGAATAACAGAACAGAATGGAATCGAATCGAATCACTGGTCGATTGGGTGGGTACTCCGCAAGAATAGCAAACAAATCCACCCAGGGTTAAGCGAAAAGATAGGAGACtggagatatatatatatatatagagagagagagagagagagagagagagagttggttTTGAACTTGGATTTGGTCTTGAACGACCCAAGCAAGGTGGGGAAATCTTACCGGCAAGTCCGAATGGATCTCCACCCAATACTGTTGCAGGAGGTAGTGGGAGAAGGAGGACAACGACGACGCCAACGGCTTTGAGCGGAGAGCCCCAATTCCAGTAGGCATCAGAGCCGGCGAAGTGGAGGTGATGAACGACTGCCTTGCTACATGGCTTGCCGCCCTCCCCACCGACTGGCTACACGGCCGCCTTGCTGCATGGCGCGCTatgcggaggaggtggagaggaggatCTGGTGGCATAGGAGCAAATCGAGAGACAATCAAGAGAGACTTGAGAGTAAGACTTGAGAGCAGATCAAGAGAAAGGAGGTGGAGTGGATAAGGATGAGTGGATGAGAGTGGTGGAGCAGATCGGCTCCAAAATATTAGCCAAGCGAACGTGTACATGAGCCAAAAAGTTAAGTAAAACAAAGCTTCGGGTCCGTTTCAATGGTCACAGGATGCTCCAATTAATTGGAGCCATATGTAGTGAACATTTTAGTATAGACGGTTTTATTTGAGAACCGTCTGTATTATTAGTACTGATGGTTTTCAGATTAGAACTGTTTGTACTAAAGTGTCCCACTTCGTAAAAACTACTGTTATTATTTTttcagacggttctagtttagaaccgtctgtgaacCATTTATACAGATAGCTTCAAATAGGCGTTTGTACAGGGGCGTCCTATAAATTCATTTCTATAGTATTGTTAGGTAGTTATAGTAAAGAGTGACTTATACTCTATTTGGACACGAAAAGTAAAGCAGAAAGGGTTGTGCAACCTAACCTCATATCAATGTGCCTTGAGAAATTGTAACACAATAGGAAAAACACCAGGGAAGAGACGTCAAGAAAAGCCAGTGTCAATGTTACAGGGATGGAAGAATAGAAGAGTCCATCAACAGACTAAAACAAAAGAGGACACAATGAAGACAAGTTGCTGCTCTTGTTTTCACATACAAATCACGACGGCAACTTTCTTGTAGATCGAAGCAAGCTTCACATGGTCCACATTTGCTGAAATCACATTACATTATTGTAATTGCAATATGGTAGGCATTGCTTTGTTCATGTGTTGGTAATATGCTGACTATTAGTGGCCAGTTTTTTATTGGCAGCCATGGTCTTCTCTTGTCTCCTCTCAATCCTCCATGCCCTTTTCTCTCCCTTTCTATCCTCTTCTCCCTGGTGTCCACACCTCTCCACATCAACTGCGCGGCAGGATAATCTAGATTAAGCAACGTGTGGCCGATGAAGTACATGGGTTTCATACTTTGAATTCAGGGGTCCACGGATGGTTCCCATATTTGTCGTCGTACCAGGTGCAACGTGCGCCCTCGGGTGTTGGGAAACGTCAAATCACCTTGAATGGGAAAGAAGACCACGTTTACACTGTTAATTGCTGAGCAGCTGCTGGTGGCTGAGTTCATGTGAGATATTATTGTATGTCTTGTGGTCGCCTTTGCCAACCGACATATTAACTTTAGGACATTTGCTTTTTGTCTTCGCTTCACCGATCACCATATGTTTAGCCTAACTTTATAATCTTCAGTCACAAAATAAGTGGTTTTTTAGGCTGTATGCAGTAAATTTAAAGTATCtaaattttgaattaaaaatttgaatatttatcttaaatggtagttttacaatattataaattttctactttgtaaatatattaaaatagaaACCAGATGTCAAATTGAGCAGGCATGTATTGGTGATTGTGATTATGTGCAAAACCGTTAGTTACTTGTGACCGGAGATAGTTCGTATTGGTAGTAGATAATCTATCACTAACAATACAACTACAAATAAGAGTAATCTTACCACATAACCGAGCTAGCTAGAGTGTATGCTCAGACTATTTAGGGTTAGTTATTGTTTTTTATGAGTTGCATATTTCTCGTTGTTTACTTTTATATaggtcactacatgaaaaacagataaagaagACACAAAATTAGTAACAGGTCGTAATACGATCTGTCACTTACATtaaaagtgatgggtcgtagttgtgacccgttaGTGGTGACtcgtcatcagtgataggtcatcctatgtcagtcataagtgacaggtcaagttgtaatccgtcacttatgactcttcACCAGCGACGGGTCATCCTAagctagtcataagtgacggatcaagttataacccatcactaatgactaactcatcaatGATAGGTCATCCAAgagagttattagtgacggatcaagttttgacctatcactaataacaaGTTTTCACCTGTGAGAACATATGAAGAAATCTTAATTAGTTAAAATATTAGATGTACTAGCCTATCAACTCTTCGGTTATTTTACGTTGTTGTGACATGTCTAATATATCCTTCATaatgtatcaattataaatctagctagtattacttaaaaataataactatataatTTCCTgtggaggtggacttcttctaggagatggctgaggagagggagatcttcgagtcGACGACGCCTGTGGTGTCGTGGAGAGTAAAATTTCTCGGTATTTGTCCCTAGTGAAAACACTATGTAGatcttctcccacgcgatgaatgtgtgcccgttctctcctatagtgtttggTCCCTCCTCTACgaggtagtccacctcaacatgcagtactggtcaactgcctcatctccTACGACCATGGCGTAGCCCTCTGGTATCGGATGTCCGTGAAAATGTTCATAGGAGacgcggggataagccacgctggaagccaccttgatggtaatgtttctagcaccaatacgtagttcacacggtgtccgtgctgtgatgagatCTATGGGATACATGATGGGGTTAGCTCCTGGATCTCCTGTGGATGTATAGCTACTCCGACGGCCACTAGGGCTAGAGCGTGCAACATTAGGAGATGTTGTTGGTCTTTTCTATTCGCTCACAATGATGCCCCGTTGATGCATGAGGGCttgtactgcttgtgctatcttttcctctgtatgttccctctccttttgtagcgcttgttcaagtatttccatcatcctagcttattGTGCCTCTtattctgcatctcgctctgcttaggatctctttcaactcacGCAACTGTCAACGTCgcttgggaatccatatttccaacctaTAACACCAaagcctcgtgtgcgaccaccatgctccttgtttcctgGTGCCAATGTGAGCTCGTCTCtatccctatctggcttgaaagagccttgtgcaaactgctcgtgggcttctgCAAGCTTTTTTTTAcaagagtttgcatcacttctggtctttggaggtcgtaaagcataagcttccatcaaacGAGTAacaagcacccctcccaagaaggaaccatgtcgatcgttcgctccagccctccatctcaggcgtgacacctctctcgcTATCCcatagactgacttgtatgaccccagaactctctcaggtgcaattggctcccctactggtgagacatccgtgatcacaaatcgtcccatAGGAATCTTTGAGGGACCTCGGGCATGATGCCGCTCCAGGTATTGCTCATTATTGTGACCCTcaggagcatcaagcatctgcacataagcgaaaaaatattaataacctatatgataatatgtcgAACAaatgcattcttctacttatgaattacctaaTCACCTCCACAGGTATCTGTTTGGTTTAGAATGaggtagtggcttgggctaccttcttcaatgtttgacggtggcactacaactccttctggcacctgagccggatcggtggttggtggtgccatcacTTTCTGGAAGTTCTGCAGACGATGACAATAAGttgttgagtattctacatatagagagctgaggaaggaaggAGATATAGATAAAGCCAacgagggaggaagagaggctaTTGAAAgagagataaccatgaaggagtcgatagatagaatgctacatacaatattgtaattaagtacattatgaccacatttaacaaaaagaagTCACATCTTATGTAGTAAAATAGGtacaaatatgcacaaaggtactaacaagtgacacattgatcttacaagtcagatcattttacatagcaaaataacgATTACAACAAGAattaggattatgacatctttgcacgtgaaatcaaatttctccttattttcaaaggtaACCAATTTTAGCTTGGTCTAGATGTCTTGACTGTTGTTTGGCACATACTAGGAAGgggaaaaattttctaagagtCAGAGCACGCAAGAGTCGAGCacttttataggggaggacttccactgctggctcaagatgaagaccggtagtgaaaggggATCTTCACTGTAGGCACAGTAGGATAATCGACAGTGAAACAtatttcactaccggttcaagaAGTCCATCAgtagtgaaacaactttcactgctagtcgaatatgttcaccggcagtgatacccctTTCCTGCATGTCTGGgatgcaaaaaaaatattttagctACACGCACGCCTGccgagactcgaacccacgacctgcccCAAGTAAGATTGAACAATTAGACTACTGCGCTACTCAGGTGTTTTTGAattagtttgtactatctatgttTATTAACATTTCATTGACCTAAATCCTAATGCAAAAACtttattcaattttctaattcaataaaaagttaaaataaatatgttcatacctaagtttctatattggggcttactatatatcttaatttcgtcaataaatattttaaatcattaaaaattgaaaataaatatgctcataactatagttaatgtaaatcatgtaatatgaaaatagcaatatgctagtgctattcctaattcattaaaaataaaaaatagtaatacatagaaaTAGTGCTTGTgttattgctaattcattaaaaacaaaaaaatcaatatgctcaacaataaagacatcttccaccataaactacaaattgaagaaTCCATAATATaggtgaggtataattgcatctaaaataaattcctacatagtaattaatacaatttagctactttgtcttaacgatttgcccttcattatgatcacggcacACAtatggaggttcgtcggtgtcttccatgggatcTAGGTCGACATCCTCTCCGAAAAGAGGTGgcacgtcgaattgattgtagtcttccttgtCAATGACATTCTTCACTCTAACAATCCTTCTTTtcccttgaagaaccacgtggcgcttcTCATTGTTAGCTGGGTCTGATGAGTTTTTGTTAGTGCCATCTCTaggaattttctttattattcaagccttacatgcatgatatacatatagcaataacttataaaattaaatagcacattcacccacgggatcaacctcatgccaCTATGCGATGTCATTCTCTCACGAGCGATAAAGTGCATcgaaatgagaatgaatgatATGGCATAAAATGTGATCCAAACAACATGAAATATGGTAGATATGTAGTGCATTTGGTTATGAATGCACTAGAGGAATAATTGCATGAATTGAAGTTGATTTgcccacttaattaaccaaattgCTTGTTGTTTTTAAATCCACAATTatatgaggtagttcaaacaaactcacatgagggaagtactcaacatggCAAAAGGTATTTTTTTACTATGTAAGATATACGTGCATAAGACCTAAAAAATTAGTgtcacattttatgatttttattaatttctatagaaattaattaagtttaa
This region includes:
- the LOC133909865 gene encoding uncharacterized protein LOC133909865, translated to MPPDPPLHLLRIARHAARRPCSQSVGRAASHVARQSFITSTSPALMPTGIGALRSKPLASSLSSFSHYLLQQYWVEIHSDLPVTQKVWQPCPRSRIPMFFWTYRSTDKAPSGSHSSSLLM